One Phycisphaerae bacterium RAS2 DNA window includes the following coding sequences:
- the clpC_2 gene encoding Negative regulator of genetic competence ClpC/MecB produces MHERFSDRARRAMALANQEAIRLHHDFLAPVHMFMGILAVTSSVATLVLRNMGVDLETLRSELNKMVEPGRKDIHATKMAQNAAMRQVVQYAIDEARKLGHKYVGTEHLLLGCLREGSDIPAKLLNGRGVKLEHIREEILTLLRSSTYEDHAGVASGHDAMEWIHQQELAKAFHSPRFWHRLIMAVDSANRLGHGEVSDEHLLLAILREPEGFVAQMLAEKGVTVDWVRERVTRSAAI; encoded by the coding sequence GTGCACGAACGATTCAGCGACCGAGCGCGGCGGGCGATGGCCCTGGCGAATCAGGAGGCCATCCGGCTTCATCACGATTTCCTCGCGCCGGTTCACATGTTCATGGGCATTCTGGCGGTGACGTCGAGCGTGGCGACGCTTGTGCTGCGCAACATGGGCGTCGACCTGGAGACGCTCCGGTCCGAGCTGAACAAGATGGTGGAGCCGGGGCGCAAGGACATTCATGCCACGAAGATGGCACAAAACGCCGCCATGCGCCAGGTCGTGCAATATGCGATCGACGAGGCTCGCAAGCTGGGCCACAAATACGTCGGCACCGAGCATCTGTTGCTGGGTTGCCTGCGCGAGGGGAGCGATATCCCGGCCAAACTGCTCAACGGCCGGGGCGTCAAGCTCGAGCACATCCGCGAAGAGATTCTGACCCTTCTGCGGTCTTCGACTTACGAGGATCACGCCGGCGTCGCCAGCGGTCACGACGCGATGGAGTGGATTCACCAGCAGGAACTGGCCAAGGCGTTTCACTCGCCCCGGTTCTGGCATCGTCTCATCATGGCCGTGGATTCGGCCAACCGGCTCGGCCACGGCGAGGTCAGCGACGAACACCTGTTGCTGGCGATTTTGCGAGAGCCGGAGGGGTTCGTGGCCCAGATGCTGGCGGAGAAGGGCGTGACCGTGGATTGGGTTCGCGAGCGAGTCACCCGTTCCGCCGCGATCTAG
- the yvqK gene encoding Cob(I)yrinic acid a,c-diamide adenosyltransferase, producing MKLYTKQGDDGGTVLFDGTRVRKHDPRVCAYGDVDETNAFIGVAASMAQGLAVSASGGARQDWQRLVDRLMHVQRDLFTIGAELATPIGAPNRDKVPKISESDARRLEGWIDEASAAVPPLRQFILPGGAPAASALHVCRTVCRRAERNVVALGADCSNPQVVIYLNRLSDLLFAWARCANAFSGVEDVPWQAP from the coding sequence GTGAAGCTGTACACCAAGCAGGGTGACGACGGCGGGACGGTGCTTTTCGACGGCACGCGAGTGCGGAAGCACGACCCGCGGGTTTGCGCCTATGGCGACGTCGACGAGACGAACGCATTCATCGGCGTGGCTGCCAGCATGGCCCAGGGGCTGGCGGTTAGTGCGTCCGGCGGCGCGAGGCAGGATTGGCAGCGCCTTGTTGATCGTCTGATGCACGTTCAGCGTGATCTGTTCACGATCGGGGCGGAGCTGGCGACGCCGATCGGCGCGCCGAATCGCGACAAAGTGCCGAAGATCAGCGAGAGCGATGCGAGACGGCTGGAGGGCTGGATCGACGAAGCCAGCGCGGCGGTGCCACCGTTGCGGCAGTTCATTCTTCCCGGGGGCGCGCCGGCGGCCTCGGCGTTGCACGTCTGTCGTACCGTATGCCGTCGCGCGGAACGAAACGTCGTCGCATTGGGGGCCGATTGCTCGAATCCGCAGGTGGTGATCTATTTGAATCGCTTGAGCGATCTTCTCTTCGCCTGGGCTCGATGCGCGAATGCTTTTTCGGGCGTGGAAGACGTGCCCTGGCAGGCGCCGTGA
- the fusA_2 gene encoding Elongation factor G: MAVQPDEETQMTGADVGSAERMDNNAGERSRPTGAKPNKARNAMTASGMSMLRNVGISAHIDSGKTTLTERILYYAGRIHKIQEVKGKEGDGATMDYMELEKERGITITSAATQVEWEDNKINIIDTPGHVDFTVEVERSLRVLDGAILVLCGVAGVQSQSITVDRQMKRYNVPRICFINKLDRTGADPINVIKGLEEKLELTTVQLQMPIGVGPDLAGIIDLIRMKAAYFDGEKGEKIRWEEIPAAFAAEAKSARTGMLDALSMYDDELLSIMLEEKPVPEELIHTILRRGTIAGQIAPVLMGSAYKNKGVQLLLDAMVKYLPSPVDREVFALDMDNDEAEVPIDASPESPLVALAFKLVDETFGQLTFMRIYQGKMVRGERYACTRTRKEQRFSRILRMHANDREDLDFATAGDIVAVVGLDCISGDTFCGDGINMSMESMHVMDPVISLAVSPTKTGDRDKFSKALGRFAREDPTFHVSSDPDTGETIISGMGELHLDVYCERIRREYKVDVTVGQPKVSYREAPSKAVDYNYKHKKQTGGSGQYAHIVGKLEPLPEDHESGYEFENKVFGGRIPTEYIPSVDKGFQSVLSKGPLAGFQMTGIKMILEDGSSHAVDSSDMAFQICARDAMKEAFLKSGPVLLEPIMKVQVETPSEFQGPIIGDLSSRRGLVLGSENRGVSTVIDAEVPLARMFGYATDVRSLSQGKASFTMEFQKYKRVPQSIQAEVIEAVRLAKSGKVPPAPAKK; encoded by the coding sequence ATGGCGGTGCAACCGGACGAAGAAACGCAGATGACCGGCGCGGACGTTGGTTCGGCCGAGCGAATGGATAACAATGCCGGCGAGCGAAGTCGCCCGACCGGTGCGAAACCTAACAAGGCGCGAAACGCGATGACAGCATCAGGCATGAGCATGTTGCGGAACGTGGGCATCAGCGCCCACATCGACTCCGGCAAGACCACTCTGACGGAGCGCATCCTGTACTACGCAGGCCGCATTCACAAGATCCAGGAAGTCAAGGGCAAAGAGGGCGACGGCGCCACCATGGACTACATGGAGCTTGAGAAGGAGCGCGGCATCACCATCACGTCCGCCGCCACGCAGGTCGAGTGGGAAGACAACAAGATCAACATCATCGACACGCCCGGCCACGTGGACTTCACCGTCGAGGTCGAGCGCTCGCTGCGCGTGCTGGACGGCGCGATCCTCGTGCTGTGCGGCGTTGCCGGCGTGCAGTCGCAGTCGATCACGGTCGACCGCCAGATGAAGCGCTACAACGTGCCGCGCATCTGTTTCATCAACAAGCTGGATCGCACCGGCGCCGACCCGATCAACGTCATCAAGGGTCTGGAGGAGAAGCTCGAACTCACCACGGTTCAGTTGCAGATGCCGATCGGCGTCGGGCCGGACCTGGCGGGCATCATCGATCTGATCCGCATGAAGGCGGCGTACTTCGACGGCGAAAAGGGCGAGAAGATCCGCTGGGAGGAGATTCCCGCGGCCTTTGCGGCCGAGGCGAAGAGCGCCCGCACCGGCATGCTCGACGCGCTAAGCATGTACGACGACGAACTGCTCTCGATCATGCTCGAAGAAAAACCCGTGCCCGAGGAATTGATCCACACGATCCTGCGGCGCGGGACCATCGCCGGCCAGATCGCGCCGGTTCTGATGGGCTCGGCTTACAAGAACAAGGGCGTGCAGTTGCTGCTCGACGCGATGGTGAAGTACCTGCCGTCGCCGGTCGATCGCGAAGTTTTCGCGCTGGACATGGACAATGACGAGGCCGAAGTGCCGATCGACGCCAGCCCGGAATCGCCGCTGGTGGCGCTGGCGTTCAAGCTGGTGGACGAGACGTTTGGCCAGCTCACGTTCATGCGAATCTATCAGGGCAAGATGGTGCGCGGCGAGCGATACGCCTGCACGCGGACGCGGAAAGAACAGCGATTCAGCCGCATCCTTCGCATGCACGCGAACGATCGCGAGGACCTTGATTTCGCGACGGCGGGCGACATCGTGGCGGTCGTCGGGCTGGATTGCATCTCCGGCGACACGTTCTGCGGCGATGGCATCAACATGTCGATGGAGTCGATGCACGTGATGGACCCGGTGATTTCGCTGGCGGTCTCGCCGACGAAGACGGGCGATCGCGACAAGTTTTCCAAGGCGCTGGGTCGATTCGCCCGGGAAGACCCGACGTTCCACGTCAGCAGCGACCCGGACACGGGCGAGACGATCATCTCCGGCATGGGCGAGTTGCACCTTGATGTGTATTGCGAGCGCATTCGGCGCGAGTACAAGGTGGATGTCACCGTCGGTCAGCCGAAGGTGAGCTACCGCGAGGCGCCGTCGAAAGCGGTGGACTACAACTACAAGCACAAGAAGCAGACCGGCGGCAGCGGTCAGTACGCGCACATCGTCGGCAAGCTGGAGCCGCTTCCGGAAGATCACGAAAGCGGATACGAGTTTGAGAACAAAGTGTTCGGCGGGCGCATTCCGACGGAATACATCCCCTCGGTGGACAAGGGCTTTCAGTCGGTCCTAAGCAAGGGGCCGCTCGCGGGTTTCCAGATGACCGGCATCAAGATGATCCTTGAGGACGGCTCGTCGCACGCGGTGGACTCGTCGGACATGGCGTTTCAGATTTGCGCGCGAGATGCGATGAAGGAGGCCTTCCTCAAATCGGGTCCGGTGCTGCTGGAGCCGATCATGAAGGTCCAGGTTGAGACGCCGAGCGAGTTCCAGGGGCCGATCATCGGCGACTTGTCGAGCCGACGCGGGCTGGTGCTTGGCAGCGAGAATCGGGGCGTGTCGACGGTGATCGACGCGGAAGTTCCGCTGGCGCGGATGTTCGGCTATGCGACGGACGTGCGGTCGCTGTCGCAGGGCAAGGCGTCGTTCACGATGGAGTTTCAGAAATACAAGCGCGTGCCGCAGTCGATTCAGGCGGAAGTGATCGAGGCGGTGCGACTGGCGAAGAGCGGCAAAGTGCCGCCGGCGCCGGCGAAGAAATAG